CGCGAACGGATAGCGATAGCAATCCAGGTCGTCGAAGAATCGCTCGTCGAGTCGCTCACCGGTGTCGAACTCGAGTACCCCCTCGCGTTCGACCTGCGTTCGGTAGCGGTCGAAGGCCGAGATATCGGTGACGGGCGCGCGGGTTGCGACAGCGTCGATGCGGTCGTCGGTGGCGGCGGTGTGGAGCGCGACGGCGCCGCCGAAGCTGGAGCCGAAGAGAGTGAGTGAGCTGCAGTTGCTGTGGTCGTCCTGGAGGACGCTGTCGAGCACTGCCTGCAGATCGGCGAGGCGCGTACTGAGTGAGTGATCAACGAAGTCACGGTCGGACGCACCACAGCCGCGACAGTCGAACCGGACGGCGTTGTATCCCTCGTCGACGGCCCGCTGGCAGCGCCGTTTGTAGCTGCCTGATTTGTCACTTCGGAGCCCGTGACAGAAGACGAGCCAGTCGTCGGAGGGCGCTTCGTGGTGGACGGCGGCGACGGATTCCGGTTGGGCACTGGACTCCGATTTGGTATTGGACTCCAGTTCAGCGACTGACGATGAGCCGTCCGTAACTGAAACGGTGAACTCGCGTGGCATGCTCGCTCGTCCATTTCGGCCCAACGACCGTATTCGTTGAGGTCACAGGGTGAGGTGTCCGGCCGACCAAACCGATTCGGTAATCGTGATACTGGACCGCCGCCGCGGCAGGTTATCTCCTGCATAACTAATCAGCCGACGTGGCTGGCCTACACCAATGTGGCCATGGGAACACGCAATCGTCGGCTACGTCGTCTACTCGCTGTTTAGCCACCTCGTCTACCGCGACGCACCAAACGGGCTCGAGGCCTTTGCCGTCGTCTTCGCGTCCGTACTGCCGGATCTCATCGACAAACCGCTGGCCTGGCAGTTCGACGTCTTCGAGTCGGGATACGCACTCGGACACTCGGTCTTCTTCGCAGTGCCTCTTGCAATCGTCGTCGGCGTACTCGCTCGCTCAGTCGGCCGTCCACGCGCAGGGCTCGCCTTCGGCCTCGGCTACCTGCTGCACCTACCGAGTGACATCCTCGACACCTACGTTCGCGGCGGCGAACTCCGGTACGATATCGTGCTCTGGCCCGTCCATCCAGTCGAGTCGATCGGCGAACACACCGACTTTTTCGGCGAGTTTACCCGTCTCTTCGGGCACTACCAGCAGGAGTTGCTCGCTGGCG
The DNA window shown above is from Natrialba magadii ATCC 43099 and carries:
- a CDS encoding alpha/beta hydrolase family protein, whose product is MPREFTVSVTDGSSSVAELESNTKSESSAQPESVAAVHHEAPSDDWLVFCHGLRSDKSGSYKRRCQRAVDEGYNAVRFDCRGCGASDRDFVDHSLSTRLADLQAVLDSVLQDDHSNCSSLTLFGSSFGGAVALHTAATDDRIDAVATRAPVTDISAFDRYRTQVEREGVLEFDTGERLDERFFDDLDCYRYPFADVAATLDVPVAIFHGAADDSVPVSDSLDAAGVLETDVFVQVFEGEGHIFSREAEARLRRLLFAWLAETEL
- a CDS encoding metal-dependent hydrolase, encoding MWPWEHAIVGYVVYSLFSHLVYRDAPNGLEAFAVVFASVLPDLIDKPLAWQFDVFESGYALGHSVFFAVPLAIVVGVLARSVGRPRAGLAFGLGYLLHLPSDILDTYVRGGELRYDIVLWPVHPVESIGEHTDFFGEFTRLFGHYQQELLAGDLSAYMWFQLSIAAFAALLWLYDGAPVLREFLRGCLRVLSSGR